In Euwallacea fornicatus isolate EFF26 chromosome 20, ASM4011564v1, whole genome shotgun sequence, a single window of DNA contains:
- the LOC136345682 gene encoding uncharacterized protein has product MTSWWFVAWHLTCCAIHAETTDYSLLQKCLSGTVKDHTMFVFARSGTQHDDAIVQEVHRSKMALLNVNFKKAKANFLIQQIRKATHKEIIVFVEDLDTLKEVINQSYHVKRGARVTIVGLQNQDSRTLRLQVFTMILPPSKHVALIFKEIGSTLSNSPNCSCTLDSLLRFNYKRENFRVSTFQSVTVRKKGDSYEGADADIVNLTLSHLKLQLELINPMDGYAFGEEIEMSGALGQIARGEADMVLNSAIFSEDLQLVDHTYPYIRDDMIILVPKAYDTHHVVFRPEIAASLIIPIVLLVFLYFKLFQKLSTMDTCLCMP; this is encoded by the exons atgacTTCGTGGTGGTTCGTAGCTTGGCACCTTACTTGCTGTGCAATCCATGCTGAAACCACAGATTATTCTCTACTACAGAAATGTCTATCTGGAACCGTAAAGGATCACACAATGTTTGTATTTGCACGCAGTGGTACCCAACACGATGACGCAATAGTACAAGAAGTCCATAGAAGCAAAATGGCCCTGCTTAacgtgaattttaaaaaggcaaaggcaaattttttaattcagcaAATACGCAAAGCCACTCATAAGGAAATCATAGTTTTCGTTGAGGATTTAGATACTTTAAAGGAAGTCATTAACCAAAGCTATCATGTGAAACGAGGAGCCCGGGTTACCATTGTCGGCCTACAGAATCAAGACTCCAGAACATTAAGACTTCAAGTGTTTACCATGATCCTCCCACCCTCAAAGCATGTTGCACTGATCTTCAAAGAAATAGGATCGACTTTGAGTAACTCTCCTAATTGTTCTTGTACCCTTGACTCCTTGTTAAGATTTAACTATAAGAGAGAAAATTTCCGGGTGTCTACTTTTCAGAGCGTTACTGTTAGGAAAAAAGGAGATTCCTACGAAGGGGCTGATGCAGATATTGTTAATCTTACGTTAAGCCACTTGAAGTTGCAACTTGAGTTAATAAATCCAATGGATGGATATGCTTTTGGGGAGGAAATAGAAATGTCTGGGGCTCTAGGACAGATAGCCAGAGGAGAAGCCGACATGGTGCTCAATTCCGCTATATTCAGTGAGGATTTGCAACTA GTGGACCATACATACCCATATATTCGTGACGACATGATCATCCTAGTACCCAAAGCCTACGACACGCATCATGTAGTGTTTCGCCCAGAAATCGCAGCTTCCCTGATAATCCCTATCGTTCTCCTCGTGTTCCTATATTTCAAGTTATTTCAGAAATTGAGCACAATGGACACTT GCTTATGTATGCcgtaa